A window of the Zeugodacus cucurbitae isolate PBARC_wt_2022May chromosome 4, idZeuCucr1.2, whole genome shotgun sequence genome harbors these coding sequences:
- the LOC105218412 gene encoding protein odr-4 homolog isoform X9: MASVLLSKLDVGYLEKCSGDSGINYGVFVTSEKQNLDDENTYLAAKKMLHNLQTILIQSNVFCASIDEDNLTLIFLAYSAANKKAICQGYTHDIMGGSFATMNCHFIDKPMGWHTFECCYELDEIFPIFDDSQRINIENQFQRALLAMKRSLSESEMFIENIWVDESLPLDGFVASNRKKVVNEHYKATIFLPVKCHQYNEHSVKVRKFNGTIRLSGIIFSKIWCSNRNTLGDVKRFVQTDILRSLAARIQVYCDGLTDPHVTNDSVFISEPPRRVFFNLFADGTVNPIQFSEYIFRGEAPTVAVAQAKQVLDLDISLENIIADLEGLPDDEIFSDVSLSNLQKNSAQPIVNTAKYLTRSMYILSITISLLVLLCSIWLHYFFA; the protein is encoded by the exons GCGTTTTTGTTACCAGTGAGAAGCAGAACTTGGATGATGAAAATACATATCTTGctgcaaaaaaaatgttgcataatTTGCAAAC tATACTTATTCAGAGTAATGTTTTCTGTGCTTCAATTGATGAAGATAATTTAACTTTGATATTTCTGGCATACTCAGCAGCGAACAAGAAAGCAATTTGTCAAGGTTATACACATGATATTAT GGGAGGCTCATTTGCAACCATGAACTGTCATTTCATAGATAAACCTATGGGCTGGCATACATTTGAATGCTGCTATGAATTGGAtgaaatatttccaatatttgaTGATTCGCAGAGAATTAATATAGAGAATCAATTTCAACGTGCTTTGTTAGCAATGAAACGAAGTTTATCCGAAAGTGAAATGTTTATAGAAAACATTTGGGTGGATGAATCTTTACCTCTAGATGGATTTGTGGCAAGCAATCGAAAGAAAGTCGTTAATGAACATTATAAAGCAACTATATTTTTACCAGTGAAATGTCATCAATATAATGAACACTCGGTCAAAGTACGAAAATTTAATGGCACGATTCGGCTTTCtggaattatattttctaaaatttggtGTAGTAATAGGAACACGTTAGGTGATGTTAAGCGATTTGTACAGACTGATATTTTACGTTCATTAGCAGCAAGAATTCAAGTTTACTGTGATGGATTAACCGATCCTCATGTTACCAACGACTCTGTATTTATAAGCGAACCTCCACGACGTGTTTTTTTCAACTTATTTGCGGATGGAACAGTCAATCCAATTCAATTTTCAGAATATATATTTCGAGGAGAAGCTCCAACCGTGGCAGTGGCTCAAGCTAAACAAGTTCTCGATTTGGACATtagtttagaaaatataattgcaGACTTAGAGGGATTACCCGATGATGAAATATTTAGTGATGTGTCCTTAtcgaatttacaaaaaaattctgCACAACCTATAGTTAATACAGCGAAATACTTAACTCGTTCCATGTACATACTAAGTATAACCATATCTCTTTTAGTGCTTTTATGTTCTATTTGGCTGCATTATTTCTTTGCTTAA
- the LOC105218412 gene encoding protein odr-4 homolog isoform X7, which yields MLVIWRSVVGIAVLITNIKPESFLVVHLAKNCEEDMEILLKGNENELSQGPTCIAEISSQALATQWISASKMCPGSFNVQGVFVTSEKQNLDDENTYLAAKKMLHNLQTILIQSNVFCASIDEDNLTLIFLAYSAANKKAICQGYTHDIMGGSFATMNCHFIDKPMGWHTFECCYELDEIFPIFDDSQRINIENQFQRALLAMKRSLSESEMFIENIWVDESLPLDGFVASNRKKVVNEHYKATIFLPVKCHQYNEHSVKVRKFNGTIRLSGIIFSKIWCSNRNTLGDVKRFVQTDILRSLAARIQVYCDGLTDPHVTNDSVFISEPPRRVFFNLFADGTVNPIQFSEYIFRGEAPTVAVAQAKQVLDLDISLENIIADLEGLPDDEIFSDVSLSNLQKNSAQPIVNTAKYLTRSMYILSITISLLVLLCSIWLHYFFA from the exons AATATAAAACCTGAAAGCTTCTTAGTAGTTCATCTCGCAAAAAATTGTGAAGAAGACATGGAAATTTTGCTAAAAGGCAACGAAAATGAACTATCGCAAGGACCTACTTGTATAGCCGAAATAAGCTCGCAAGCTTTGGCTACACAGTGGATTAGCGCCAGCAAAATGTGTCCAGGATCATTCAATGTACAAG GCGTTTTTGTTACCAGTGAGAAGCAGAACTTGGATGATGAAAATACATATCTTGctgcaaaaaaaatgttgcataatTTGCAAAC tATACTTATTCAGAGTAATGTTTTCTGTGCTTCAATTGATGAAGATAATTTAACTTTGATATTTCTGGCATACTCAGCAGCGAACAAGAAAGCAATTTGTCAAGGTTATACACATGATATTAT GGGAGGCTCATTTGCAACCATGAACTGTCATTTCATAGATAAACCTATGGGCTGGCATACATTTGAATGCTGCTATGAATTGGAtgaaatatttccaatatttgaTGATTCGCAGAGAATTAATATAGAGAATCAATTTCAACGTGCTTTGTTAGCAATGAAACGAAGTTTATCCGAAAGTGAAATGTTTATAGAAAACATTTGGGTGGATGAATCTTTACCTCTAGATGGATTTGTGGCAAGCAATCGAAAGAAAGTCGTTAATGAACATTATAAAGCAACTATATTTTTACCAGTGAAATGTCATCAATATAATGAACACTCGGTCAAAGTACGAAAATTTAATGGCACGATTCGGCTTTCtggaattatattttctaaaatttggtGTAGTAATAGGAACACGTTAGGTGATGTTAAGCGATTTGTACAGACTGATATTTTACGTTCATTAGCAGCAAGAATTCAAGTTTACTGTGATGGATTAACCGATCCTCATGTTACCAACGACTCTGTATTTATAAGCGAACCTCCACGACGTGTTTTTTTCAACTTATTTGCGGATGGAACAGTCAATCCAATTCAATTTTCAGAATATATATTTCGAGGAGAAGCTCCAACCGTGGCAGTGGCTCAAGCTAAACAAGTTCTCGATTTGGACATtagtttagaaaatataattgcaGACTTAGAGGGATTACCCGATGATGAAATATTTAGTGATGTGTCCTTAtcgaatttacaaaaaaattctgCACAACCTATAGTTAATACAGCGAAATACTTAACTCGTTCCATGTACATACTAAGTATAACCATATCTCTTTTAGTGCTTTTATGTTCTATTTGGCTGCATTATTTCTTTGCTTAA
- the LOC105218412 gene encoding protein odr-4 homolog isoform X3, producing the protein MASVLLSKLDVGYLEKCSGDSGINYGIIIGQNIKPESFLVVHLAKNCEEDMEILLKGNENELSQGPTCIAEISSQALATQWISASKMCPGSFNVQGVFVTSEKQNLDDENTYLAAKKMLHNLQTILIQSNVFCASIDEDNLTLIFLAYSAANKKAICQGYTHDIMGGSFATMNCHFIDKPMGWHTFECCYELDEIFPIFDDSQRINIENQFQRALLAMKRSLSESEMFIENIWVDESLPLDGFVASNRKKVVNEHYKATIFLPVKCHQYNEHSVKVRKFNGTIRLSGIIFSKIWCSNRNTLGDVKRFVQTDILRSLAARIQVYCDGLTDPHVTNDSVFISEPPRRVFFNLFADGTVNPIQFSEYIFRGEAPTVAVAQAKQVLDLDISLENIIADLEGLPDDEIFSDVSLSNLQKNSAQPIVNTAKYLTRSMYILSITISLLVLLCSIWLHYFFA; encoded by the exons AATATAAAACCTGAAAGCTTCTTAGTAGTTCATCTCGCAAAAAATTGTGAAGAAGACATGGAAATTTTGCTAAAAGGCAACGAAAATGAACTATCGCAAGGACCTACTTGTATAGCCGAAATAAGCTCGCAAGCTTTGGCTACACAGTGGATTAGCGCCAGCAAAATGTGTCCAGGATCATTCAATGTACAAG GCGTTTTTGTTACCAGTGAGAAGCAGAACTTGGATGATGAAAATACATATCTTGctgcaaaaaaaatgttgcataatTTGCAAAC tATACTTATTCAGAGTAATGTTTTCTGTGCTTCAATTGATGAAGATAATTTAACTTTGATATTTCTGGCATACTCAGCAGCGAACAAGAAAGCAATTTGTCAAGGTTATACACATGATATTAT GGGAGGCTCATTTGCAACCATGAACTGTCATTTCATAGATAAACCTATGGGCTGGCATACATTTGAATGCTGCTATGAATTGGAtgaaatatttccaatatttgaTGATTCGCAGAGAATTAATATAGAGAATCAATTTCAACGTGCTTTGTTAGCAATGAAACGAAGTTTATCCGAAAGTGAAATGTTTATAGAAAACATTTGGGTGGATGAATCTTTACCTCTAGATGGATTTGTGGCAAGCAATCGAAAGAAAGTCGTTAATGAACATTATAAAGCAACTATATTTTTACCAGTGAAATGTCATCAATATAATGAACACTCGGTCAAAGTACGAAAATTTAATGGCACGATTCGGCTTTCtggaattatattttctaaaatttggtGTAGTAATAGGAACACGTTAGGTGATGTTAAGCGATTTGTACAGACTGATATTTTACGTTCATTAGCAGCAAGAATTCAAGTTTACTGTGATGGATTAACCGATCCTCATGTTACCAACGACTCTGTATTTATAAGCGAACCTCCACGACGTGTTTTTTTCAACTTATTTGCGGATGGAACAGTCAATCCAATTCAATTTTCAGAATATATATTTCGAGGAGAAGCTCCAACCGTGGCAGTGGCTCAAGCTAAACAAGTTCTCGATTTGGACATtagtttagaaaatataattgcaGACTTAGAGGGATTACCCGATGATGAAATATTTAGTGATGTGTCCTTAtcgaatttacaaaaaaattctgCACAACCTATAGTTAATACAGCGAAATACTTAACTCGTTCCATGTACATACTAAGTATAACCATATCTCTTTTAGTGCTTTTATGTTCTATTTGGCTGCATTATTTCTTTGCTTAA
- the LOC105218412 gene encoding protein odr-4 homolog isoform X8, which translates to MEILLKGNENELSQGPTCIAEISSQALATQWISASKMCPGSFNVQGNCFKYIYFIYPDFKGVFVTSEKQNLDDENTYLAAKKMLHNLQTILIQSNVFCASIDEDNLTLIFLAYSAANKKAICQGYTHDIMGGSFATMNCHFIDKPMGWHTFECCYELDEIFPIFDDSQRINIENQFQRALLAMKRSLSESEMFIENIWVDESLPLDGFVASNRKKVVNEHYKATIFLPVKCHQYNEHSVKVRKFNGTIRLSGIIFSKIWCSNRNTLGDVKRFVQTDILRSLAARIQVYCDGLTDPHVTNDSVFISEPPRRVFFNLFADGTVNPIQFSEYIFRGEAPTVAVAQAKQVLDLDISLENIIADLEGLPDDEIFSDVSLSNLQKNSAQPIVNTAKYLTRSMYILSITISLLVLLCSIWLHYFFA; encoded by the exons ATGGAAATTTTGCTAAAAGGCAACGAAAATGAACTATCGCAAGGACCTACTTGTATAGCCGAAATAAGCTCGCAAGCTTTGGCTACACAGTGGATTAGCGCCAGCAAAATGTGTCCAGGATCATTCAATGTACAAG gcaattgttttaaatatatttattttatatatcctGATTTTAAAGGCGTTTTTGTTACCAGTGAGAAGCAGAACTTGGATGATGAAAATACATATCTTGctgcaaaaaaaatgttgcataatTTGCAAAC tATACTTATTCAGAGTAATGTTTTCTGTGCTTCAATTGATGAAGATAATTTAACTTTGATATTTCTGGCATACTCAGCAGCGAACAAGAAAGCAATTTGTCAAGGTTATACACATGATATTAT GGGAGGCTCATTTGCAACCATGAACTGTCATTTCATAGATAAACCTATGGGCTGGCATACATTTGAATGCTGCTATGAATTGGAtgaaatatttccaatatttgaTGATTCGCAGAGAATTAATATAGAGAATCAATTTCAACGTGCTTTGTTAGCAATGAAACGAAGTTTATCCGAAAGTGAAATGTTTATAGAAAACATTTGGGTGGATGAATCTTTACCTCTAGATGGATTTGTGGCAAGCAATCGAAAGAAAGTCGTTAATGAACATTATAAAGCAACTATATTTTTACCAGTGAAATGTCATCAATATAATGAACACTCGGTCAAAGTACGAAAATTTAATGGCACGATTCGGCTTTCtggaattatattttctaaaatttggtGTAGTAATAGGAACACGTTAGGTGATGTTAAGCGATTTGTACAGACTGATATTTTACGTTCATTAGCAGCAAGAATTCAAGTTTACTGTGATGGATTAACCGATCCTCATGTTACCAACGACTCTGTATTTATAAGCGAACCTCCACGACGTGTTTTTTTCAACTTATTTGCGGATGGAACAGTCAATCCAATTCAATTTTCAGAATATATATTTCGAGGAGAAGCTCCAACCGTGGCAGTGGCTCAAGCTAAACAAGTTCTCGATTTGGACATtagtttagaaaatataattgcaGACTTAGAGGGATTACCCGATGATGAAATATTTAGTGATGTGTCCTTAtcgaatttacaaaaaaattctgCACAACCTATAGTTAATACAGCGAAATACTTAACTCGTTCCATGTACATACTAAGTATAACCATATCTCTTTTAGTGCTTTTATGTTCTATTTGGCTGCATTATTTCTTTGCTTAA
- the LOC105218412 gene encoding protein odr-4 homolog isoform X6: protein MISIFLNIKPESFLVVHLAKNCEEDMEILLKGNENELSQGPTCIAEISSQALATQWISASKMCPGSFNVQGNCFKYIYFIYPDFKGVFVTSEKQNLDDENTYLAAKKMLHNLQTILIQSNVFCASIDEDNLTLIFLAYSAANKKAICQGYTHDIMGGSFATMNCHFIDKPMGWHTFECCYELDEIFPIFDDSQRINIENQFQRALLAMKRSLSESEMFIENIWVDESLPLDGFVASNRKKVVNEHYKATIFLPVKCHQYNEHSVKVRKFNGTIRLSGIIFSKIWCSNRNTLGDVKRFVQTDILRSLAARIQVYCDGLTDPHVTNDSVFISEPPRRVFFNLFADGTVNPIQFSEYIFRGEAPTVAVAQAKQVLDLDISLENIIADLEGLPDDEIFSDVSLSNLQKNSAQPIVNTAKYLTRSMYILSITISLLVLLCSIWLHYFFA from the exons AATATAAAACCTGAAAGCTTCTTAGTAGTTCATCTCGCAAAAAATTGTGAAGAAGACATGGAAATTTTGCTAAAAGGCAACGAAAATGAACTATCGCAAGGACCTACTTGTATAGCCGAAATAAGCTCGCAAGCTTTGGCTACACAGTGGATTAGCGCCAGCAAAATGTGTCCAGGATCATTCAATGTACAAG gcaattgttttaaatatatttattttatatatcctGATTTTAAAGGCGTTTTTGTTACCAGTGAGAAGCAGAACTTGGATGATGAAAATACATATCTTGctgcaaaaaaaatgttgcataatTTGCAAAC tATACTTATTCAGAGTAATGTTTTCTGTGCTTCAATTGATGAAGATAATTTAACTTTGATATTTCTGGCATACTCAGCAGCGAACAAGAAAGCAATTTGTCAAGGTTATACACATGATATTAT GGGAGGCTCATTTGCAACCATGAACTGTCATTTCATAGATAAACCTATGGGCTGGCATACATTTGAATGCTGCTATGAATTGGAtgaaatatttccaatatttgaTGATTCGCAGAGAATTAATATAGAGAATCAATTTCAACGTGCTTTGTTAGCAATGAAACGAAGTTTATCCGAAAGTGAAATGTTTATAGAAAACATTTGGGTGGATGAATCTTTACCTCTAGATGGATTTGTGGCAAGCAATCGAAAGAAAGTCGTTAATGAACATTATAAAGCAACTATATTTTTACCAGTGAAATGTCATCAATATAATGAACACTCGGTCAAAGTACGAAAATTTAATGGCACGATTCGGCTTTCtggaattatattttctaaaatttggtGTAGTAATAGGAACACGTTAGGTGATGTTAAGCGATTTGTACAGACTGATATTTTACGTTCATTAGCAGCAAGAATTCAAGTTTACTGTGATGGATTAACCGATCCTCATGTTACCAACGACTCTGTATTTATAAGCGAACCTCCACGACGTGTTTTTTTCAACTTATTTGCGGATGGAACAGTCAATCCAATTCAATTTTCAGAATATATATTTCGAGGAGAAGCTCCAACCGTGGCAGTGGCTCAAGCTAAACAAGTTCTCGATTTGGACATtagtttagaaaatataattgcaGACTTAGAGGGATTACCCGATGATGAAATATTTAGTGATGTGTCCTTAtcgaatttacaaaaaaattctgCACAACCTATAGTTAATACAGCGAAATACTTAACTCGTTCCATGTACATACTAAGTATAACCATATCTCTTTTAGTGCTTTTATGTTCTATTTGGCTGCATTATTTCTTTGCTTAA
- the LOC105218412 gene encoding protein odr-4 homolog isoform X4, whose amino-acid sequence MLVIWRSVVGIAVLITNIKPESFLVVHLAKNCEEDMEILLKGNENELSQGPTCIAEISSQALATQWISASKMCPGSFNVQGNCFKYIYFIYPDFKGVFVTSEKQNLDDENTYLAAKKMLHNLQTILIQSNVFCASIDEDNLTLIFLAYSAANKKAICQGYTHDIMGGSFATMNCHFIDKPMGWHTFECCYELDEIFPIFDDSQRINIENQFQRALLAMKRSLSESEMFIENIWVDESLPLDGFVASNRKKVVNEHYKATIFLPVKCHQYNEHSVKVRKFNGTIRLSGIIFSKIWCSNRNTLGDVKRFVQTDILRSLAARIQVYCDGLTDPHVTNDSVFISEPPRRVFFNLFADGTVNPIQFSEYIFRGEAPTVAVAQAKQVLDLDISLENIIADLEGLPDDEIFSDVSLSNLQKNSAQPIVNTAKYLTRSMYILSITISLLVLLCSIWLHYFFA is encoded by the exons AATATAAAACCTGAAAGCTTCTTAGTAGTTCATCTCGCAAAAAATTGTGAAGAAGACATGGAAATTTTGCTAAAAGGCAACGAAAATGAACTATCGCAAGGACCTACTTGTATAGCCGAAATAAGCTCGCAAGCTTTGGCTACACAGTGGATTAGCGCCAGCAAAATGTGTCCAGGATCATTCAATGTACAAG gcaattgttttaaatatatttattttatatatcctGATTTTAAAGGCGTTTTTGTTACCAGTGAGAAGCAGAACTTGGATGATGAAAATACATATCTTGctgcaaaaaaaatgttgcataatTTGCAAAC tATACTTATTCAGAGTAATGTTTTCTGTGCTTCAATTGATGAAGATAATTTAACTTTGATATTTCTGGCATACTCAGCAGCGAACAAGAAAGCAATTTGTCAAGGTTATACACATGATATTAT GGGAGGCTCATTTGCAACCATGAACTGTCATTTCATAGATAAACCTATGGGCTGGCATACATTTGAATGCTGCTATGAATTGGAtgaaatatttccaatatttgaTGATTCGCAGAGAATTAATATAGAGAATCAATTTCAACGTGCTTTGTTAGCAATGAAACGAAGTTTATCCGAAAGTGAAATGTTTATAGAAAACATTTGGGTGGATGAATCTTTACCTCTAGATGGATTTGTGGCAAGCAATCGAAAGAAAGTCGTTAATGAACATTATAAAGCAACTATATTTTTACCAGTGAAATGTCATCAATATAATGAACACTCGGTCAAAGTACGAAAATTTAATGGCACGATTCGGCTTTCtggaattatattttctaaaatttggtGTAGTAATAGGAACACGTTAGGTGATGTTAAGCGATTTGTACAGACTGATATTTTACGTTCATTAGCAGCAAGAATTCAAGTTTACTGTGATGGATTAACCGATCCTCATGTTACCAACGACTCTGTATTTATAAGCGAACCTCCACGACGTGTTTTTTTCAACTTATTTGCGGATGGAACAGTCAATCCAATTCAATTTTCAGAATATATATTTCGAGGAGAAGCTCCAACCGTGGCAGTGGCTCAAGCTAAACAAGTTCTCGATTTGGACATtagtttagaaaatataattgcaGACTTAGAGGGATTACCCGATGATGAAATATTTAGTGATGTGTCCTTAtcgaatttacaaaaaaattctgCACAACCTATAGTTAATACAGCGAAATACTTAACTCGTTCCATGTACATACTAAGTATAACCATATCTCTTTTAGTGCTTTTATGTTCTATTTGGCTGCATTATTTCTTTGCTTAA
- the LOC105218412 gene encoding protein odr-4 homolog isoform X1 — protein sequence MASVLLSKLDVGYLEKCSGDSGINYGIIIGQNIKPESFLVVHLAKNCEEDMEILLKGNENELSQGPTCIAEISSQALATQWISASKMCPGSFNVQGNCFKYIYFIYPDFKGVFVTSEKQNLDDENTYLAAKKMLHNLQTILIQSNVFCASIDEDNLTLIFLAYSAANKKAICQGYTHDIMGGSFATMNCHFIDKPMGWHTFECCYELDEIFPIFDDSQRINIENQFQRALLAMKRSLSESEMFIENIWVDESLPLDGFVASNRKKVVNEHYKATIFLPVKCHQYNEHSVKVRKFNGTIRLSGIIFSKIWCSNRNTLGDVKRFVQTDILRSLAARIQVYCDGLTDPHVTNDSVFISEPPRRVFFNLFADGTVNPIQFSEYIFRGEAPTVAVAQAKQVLDLDISLENIIADLEGLPDDEIFSDVSLSNLQKNSAQPIVNTAKYLTRSMYILSITISLLVLLCSIWLHYFFA from the exons AATATAAAACCTGAAAGCTTCTTAGTAGTTCATCTCGCAAAAAATTGTGAAGAAGACATGGAAATTTTGCTAAAAGGCAACGAAAATGAACTATCGCAAGGACCTACTTGTATAGCCGAAATAAGCTCGCAAGCTTTGGCTACACAGTGGATTAGCGCCAGCAAAATGTGTCCAGGATCATTCAATGTACAAG gcaattgttttaaatatatttattttatatatcctGATTTTAAAGGCGTTTTTGTTACCAGTGAGAAGCAGAACTTGGATGATGAAAATACATATCTTGctgcaaaaaaaatgttgcataatTTGCAAAC tATACTTATTCAGAGTAATGTTTTCTGTGCTTCAATTGATGAAGATAATTTAACTTTGATATTTCTGGCATACTCAGCAGCGAACAAGAAAGCAATTTGTCAAGGTTATACACATGATATTAT GGGAGGCTCATTTGCAACCATGAACTGTCATTTCATAGATAAACCTATGGGCTGGCATACATTTGAATGCTGCTATGAATTGGAtgaaatatttccaatatttgaTGATTCGCAGAGAATTAATATAGAGAATCAATTTCAACGTGCTTTGTTAGCAATGAAACGAAGTTTATCCGAAAGTGAAATGTTTATAGAAAACATTTGGGTGGATGAATCTTTACCTCTAGATGGATTTGTGGCAAGCAATCGAAAGAAAGTCGTTAATGAACATTATAAAGCAACTATATTTTTACCAGTGAAATGTCATCAATATAATGAACACTCGGTCAAAGTACGAAAATTTAATGGCACGATTCGGCTTTCtggaattatattttctaaaatttggtGTAGTAATAGGAACACGTTAGGTGATGTTAAGCGATTTGTACAGACTGATATTTTACGTTCATTAGCAGCAAGAATTCAAGTTTACTGTGATGGATTAACCGATCCTCATGTTACCAACGACTCTGTATTTATAAGCGAACCTCCACGACGTGTTTTTTTCAACTTATTTGCGGATGGAACAGTCAATCCAATTCAATTTTCAGAATATATATTTCGAGGAGAAGCTCCAACCGTGGCAGTGGCTCAAGCTAAACAAGTTCTCGATTTGGACATtagtttagaaaatataattgcaGACTTAGAGGGATTACCCGATGATGAAATATTTAGTGATGTGTCCTTAtcgaatttacaaaaaaattctgCACAACCTATAGTTAATACAGCGAAATACTTAACTCGTTCCATGTACATACTAAGTATAACCATATCTCTTTTAGTGCTTTTATGTTCTATTTGGCTGCATTATTTCTTTGCTTAA
- the LOC105218412 gene encoding protein odr-4 homolog isoform X5 — protein MMISFPIQTVIKYNIKPESFLVVHLAKNCEEDMEILLKGNENELSQGPTCIAEISSQALATQWISASKMCPGSFNVQGNCFKYIYFIYPDFKGVFVTSEKQNLDDENTYLAAKKMLHNLQTILIQSNVFCASIDEDNLTLIFLAYSAANKKAICQGYTHDIMGGSFATMNCHFIDKPMGWHTFECCYELDEIFPIFDDSQRINIENQFQRALLAMKRSLSESEMFIENIWVDESLPLDGFVASNRKKVVNEHYKATIFLPVKCHQYNEHSVKVRKFNGTIRLSGIIFSKIWCSNRNTLGDVKRFVQTDILRSLAARIQVYCDGLTDPHVTNDSVFISEPPRRVFFNLFADGTVNPIQFSEYIFRGEAPTVAVAQAKQVLDLDISLENIIADLEGLPDDEIFSDVSLSNLQKNSAQPIVNTAKYLTRSMYILSITISLLVLLCSIWLHYFFA, from the exons AATATAAAACCTGAAAGCTTCTTAGTAGTTCATCTCGCAAAAAATTGTGAAGAAGACATGGAAATTTTGCTAAAAGGCAACGAAAATGAACTATCGCAAGGACCTACTTGTATAGCCGAAATAAGCTCGCAAGCTTTGGCTACACAGTGGATTAGCGCCAGCAAAATGTGTCCAGGATCATTCAATGTACAAG gcaattgttttaaatatatttattttatatatcctGATTTTAAAGGCGTTTTTGTTACCAGTGAGAAGCAGAACTTGGATGATGAAAATACATATCTTGctgcaaaaaaaatgttgcataatTTGCAAAC tATACTTATTCAGAGTAATGTTTTCTGTGCTTCAATTGATGAAGATAATTTAACTTTGATATTTCTGGCATACTCAGCAGCGAACAAGAAAGCAATTTGTCAAGGTTATACACATGATATTAT GGGAGGCTCATTTGCAACCATGAACTGTCATTTCATAGATAAACCTATGGGCTGGCATACATTTGAATGCTGCTATGAATTGGAtgaaatatttccaatatttgaTGATTCGCAGAGAATTAATATAGAGAATCAATTTCAACGTGCTTTGTTAGCAATGAAACGAAGTTTATCCGAAAGTGAAATGTTTATAGAAAACATTTGGGTGGATGAATCTTTACCTCTAGATGGATTTGTGGCAAGCAATCGAAAGAAAGTCGTTAATGAACATTATAAAGCAACTATATTTTTACCAGTGAAATGTCATCAATATAATGAACACTCGGTCAAAGTACGAAAATTTAATGGCACGATTCGGCTTTCtggaattatattttctaaaatttggtGTAGTAATAGGAACACGTTAGGTGATGTTAAGCGATTTGTACAGACTGATATTTTACGTTCATTAGCAGCAAGAATTCAAGTTTACTGTGATGGATTAACCGATCCTCATGTTACCAACGACTCTGTATTTATAAGCGAACCTCCACGACGTGTTTTTTTCAACTTATTTGCGGATGGAACAGTCAATCCAATTCAATTTTCAGAATATATATTTCGAGGAGAAGCTCCAACCGTGGCAGTGGCTCAAGCTAAACAAGTTCTCGATTTGGACATtagtttagaaaatataattgcaGACTTAGAGGGATTACCCGATGATGAAATATTTAGTGATGTGTCCTTAtcgaatttacaaaaaaattctgCACAACCTATAGTTAATACAGCGAAATACTTAACTCGTTCCATGTACATACTAAGTATAACCATATCTCTTTTAGTGCTTTTATGTTCTATTTGGCTGCATTATTTCTTTGCTTAA